A stretch of the Sulfurospirillum sp. UCH001 genome encodes the following:
- the mobB gene encoding molybdopterin-guanine dinucleotide biosynthesis protein B: protein MKSLAVAFTGPSDSGKTTLILKVANILKKEYALAIIKNDPSDKAVFDVEGKDSWKFAQTGAEVVVTSPTRTTLFSKRHKSLDDIIAMLGDFDFLLVEGLKTLPLPRIAIFRNSLNEDYFDCSDAIAIDDSINVSDYNIPSHIAILDLNNPEQVVAWIHTHAKKVK, encoded by the coding sequence ATGAAATCCTTGGCTGTTGCATTTACAGGACCATCGGACAGCGGAAAAACAACGCTCATCCTCAAAGTGGCAAATATTCTTAAAAAAGAGTACGCGTTAGCCATTATCAAAAATGACCCCAGCGATAAAGCTGTCTTCGATGTTGAGGGCAAAGACAGCTGGAAGTTTGCACAAACAGGTGCTGAAGTAGTTGTTACATCGCCTACGCGAACGACACTTTTTTCCAAACGTCATAAAAGTTTGGATGACATCATCGCAATGTTAGGTGATTTCGACTTTTTGTTGGTAGAGGGACTCAAAACATTACCATTGCCTCGTATTGCTATTTTTCGCAATTCACTCAATGAGGACTATTTTGACTGTTCTGACGCAATTGCGATTGATGACAGCATCAACGTAAGCGACTATAACATCCCTTCACATATTGCGATTTTAGATCTCAACAACCCTGAGCAAGTCGTTGCTTGGATACACACTCATGCTAAGAAAGTGAAATAA
- a CDS encoding lytic transglycosylase domain-containing protein, whose product MLYKFFIGLFLCLCICIDLFADEPVNFAFFNDKPRSLAKDFYIYEYVQSDAVTPKEAKALFGMVHTMNMRFFHLFAKKMDNLEYKKISKCVDLDVSALLKEDDECLNMGINIAKVTSLPKGQLKLIKPRLKHNKELVNLITLMENENVYEAALSSDINTFLTLFNGSITAYKAAIFNQNIIPKEQMDRLSHSAKFNQFAYNVAQNDKLDNVQKSLLYVTPAAGVNAKALFYLGLNSLKYEEKERALYFFELSNERSTKGEEKDKALFWQYLVTKDKHYLERIVQDNDINMYSLYAYEMLDLPYKNIVSPVLEGIHPSFNVNDPFAWIKVMNKVYHMNSEEVETLAQSFKYANTLPHYSYLMERATRYSKNYYPIPYPEEISSYTIHRQALMLAIARQESRFIPSVVSTSYALGMMQFMPFVARDIAKKEKLEDFSVSAMFDPRIAYLFGNIHLNFLEKSLYHPLFVAYAYNGGMGFTKKHLQAGAFSDGRYEPFLSMETMINEESREYGKKVLANYVVYRHLLGEDVSIKNLFEILLVPAATDRFRN is encoded by the coding sequence ATGCTTTATAAATTTTTTATAGGCCTTTTTCTCTGCCTTTGTATTTGCATTGACCTGTTTGCTGATGAGCCCGTAAATTTTGCATTTTTCAATGATAAACCACGCAGTCTTGCGAAAGATTTTTACATCTACGAATATGTACAAAGTGATGCGGTCACTCCCAAAGAAGCTAAAGCGCTCTTTGGGATGGTGCATACCATGAACATGCGCTTTTTCCACCTTTTTGCAAAGAAAATGGACAATCTTGAGTATAAAAAAATCTCTAAGTGTGTTGATTTAGACGTAAGTGCTTTACTAAAAGAAGATGACGAATGTCTCAATATGGGTATTAATATCGCGAAAGTGACTTCACTTCCTAAAGGTCAACTCAAGCTCATCAAACCTCGTCTTAAACACAATAAAGAGCTTGTCAACCTTATTACGTTGATGGAAAATGAAAATGTTTATGAAGCAGCTCTGAGTAGTGATATAAACACCTTTCTAACCCTCTTTAATGGCAGCATTACTGCCTATAAAGCTGCCATTTTCAATCAAAATATTATTCCAAAAGAGCAGATGGATAGACTTTCCCACTCTGCGAAATTCAATCAATTTGCCTACAATGTTGCGCAAAATGATAAACTCGATAATGTTCAAAAATCACTCTTATATGTAACTCCTGCAGCGGGTGTAAATGCCAAAGCCCTCTTTTATTTAGGACTCAATTCGCTTAAATACGAAGAAAAAGAACGCGCCCTTTACTTTTTTGAACTCTCGAATGAACGCTCAACCAAAGGAGAAGAGAAAGACAAAGCCCTCTTTTGGCAATACCTTGTCACAAAAGATAAACACTATTTAGAGCGCATCGTACAAGACAACGACATCAATATGTATTCTCTTTATGCGTATGAGATGCTTGATTTGCCATATAAAAATATCGTCTCACCTGTGCTGGAAGGTATACACCCAAGTTTCAATGTCAACGATCCTTTTGCATGGATCAAAGTAATGAATAAAGTTTATCATATGAATAGTGAAGAGGTTGAAACACTCGCACAAAGTTTTAAATATGCCAATACTTTGCCACATTACAGCTATCTGATGGAGCGTGCTACTCGCTATAGCAAGAATTATTACCCTATTCCGTATCCTGAAGAAATTAGTAGTTATACGATTCATCGTCAAGCGCTTATGCTAGCCATTGCGCGCCAAGAAAGCCGATTTATCCCCTCTGTAGTTTCAACATCGTATGCCTTAGGAATGATGCAATTTATGCCATTTGTCGCTCGGGATATTGCAAAAAAAGAGAAGCTAGAGGATTTTTCAGTCTCCGCTATGTTTGATCCACGTATCGCCTATCTCTTTGGCAATATTCATCTCAATTTCTTAGAAAAAAGTTTATACCACCCGCTCTTTGTAGCGTATGCCTATAACGGTGGAATGGGCTTTACGAAGAAACATCTTCAAGCAGGTGCGTTTAGTGATGGAAGGTATGAGCCGTTTTTAAGTATGGAGACTATGATCAATGAAGAGAGTCGAGAGTACGGTAAAAAAGTACTCGCGAACTATGTCGTATATCGTCATCTTCTAGGAGAAGATGTTTCGATTAAAAATCTTTTCGAAATTTTACTGGTACCCGCTGCGACTGATCGCTTTCGAAACTAA
- a CDS encoding YggT family protein — MIVLATLIEAFATILHTLINIYIWVVIIAALITFVRPDPYNPIVQILFRLTNPVYAFIRRLVPTLIGGIDLAPLIVILTLQFIDLFAVKLLFALANAL; from the coding sequence ATGATCGTTTTAGCGACACTCATTGAAGCATTTGCCACCATTTTACATACCTTAATCAACATCTATATTTGGGTGGTGATTATTGCAGCTCTTATTACCTTTGTGCGACCTGATCCGTACAACCCTATTGTGCAGATTCTCTTTCGCTTAACGAACCCAGTTTATGCCTTTATTCGAAGGCTTGTTCCAACCCTTATTGGTGGGATCGATCTTGCACCGTTGATTGTAATTTTAACATTACAATTTATTGATCTTTTTGCAGTTAAACTTCTTTTTGCGCTCGCCAATGCTTTATAA
- a CDS encoding glutamate--tRNA ligase family protein yields the protein MYRVSLFPTRDLHLSDLRVALINYICAKQTGKHLIVRVEDGDKAHNIDGKDQELLDIIALFGISYSHLYYQSDNFKYHLQFASTLLDRKKAFICFCPDEKATPYDGRCEHLSPDEVLNNPNPFVIRMKTEPISDSFVIMARNKYPTYTFACAFDDMLQGVSTIIQDEAYLENSSKEELIRHAIGYDQAISYTHLPTVHESEKSVQWLLDQGYMPEAIANYLLLLSTPTPTEIFTLEEALSWFDIATISKDSVHFDMEKLGFINREHIKKLSDMELSKRIGYACENIGKLAKLYTKEVSTTLEIKQKIDVIFAKKEPLATFEAESKLLQELIFNAPYFEMFDEFQAYLLEKSNLHDEAFFKPLHFWLSGSVQGLELALMYPLIKNYLKEIVR from the coding sequence ATGTATAGAGTTTCCCTCTTCCCTACGCGTGATCTGCACCTAAGCGACCTTAGAGTTGCTTTGATAAATTACATCTGTGCAAAGCAAACGGGCAAGCATCTCATCGTGCGTGTTGAAGATGGCGATAAAGCCCATAATATCGACGGAAAAGACCAAGAGCTTTTAGACATAATAGCTCTTTTTGGCATTTCGTATTCGCATCTTTACTACCAAAGCGACAACTTTAAATACCATCTTCAGTTCGCATCAACATTGTTAGATAGAAAAAAAGCCTTTATCTGTTTTTGCCCCGATGAAAAAGCAACTCCATATGATGGCAGATGCGAGCATCTAAGTCCTGATGAAGTGTTGAACAATCCAAACCCCTTTGTGATTCGCATGAAAACAGAACCTATCAGTGATAGCTTTGTTATTATGGCGCGAAATAAATACCCAACCTATACTTTTGCATGCGCATTTGATGACATGCTTCAAGGCGTTTCTACCATTATCCAAGATGAAGCATATCTTGAAAACAGCTCTAAAGAAGAGCTTATCCGCCATGCTATCGGCTATGATCAAGCCATTTCATATACGCATCTACCGACGGTACATGAAAGTGAGAAAAGCGTTCAGTGGCTTTTAGATCAAGGCTATATGCCTGAAGCGATTGCGAATTATCTTCTGCTTTTAAGCACTCCAACACCAACAGAAATCTTCACGCTGGAAGAGGCACTTTCATGGTTTGACATTGCCACTATTTCCAAAGATTCTGTGCATTTTGATATGGAAAAACTTGGTTTCATCAACCGTGAACACATCAAAAAGCTCTCTGATATGGAACTGTCAAAACGTATCGGATATGCATGTGAAAACATTGGGAAACTAGCAAAGCTTTACACCAAAGAAGTGAGCACAACCCTTGAAATCAAACAAAAAATAGATGTTATCTTTGCCAAAAAAGAGCCACTTGCGACCTTTGAGGCAGAGAGTAAACTACTTCAAGAGCTTATTTTCAATGCGCCCTATTTTGAAATGTTTGATGAATTTCAAGCCTATTTGCTAGAGAAAAGTAACCTACATGATGAAGCGTTTTTTAAACCGCTTCATTTTTGGCTAAGCGGGTCAGTTCAAGGTCTTGAACTGGCTCTTATGTATCCACTGATTAAAAACTATCTGAAGGAGATTGTTAGATGA
- a CDS encoding glutamine--tRNA ligase/YqeY domain fusion protein, whose protein sequence is MSESKDFLRTKVEEDLASGKYKNIVTRFPPEPNGFPHIGHAKSICINFGIARDYKGHCNLRMDDTNPTTEDMKYVEALKDAVKWLGFDWKDTVYFASDYFPKIYDYAVQLVKMGKAYVDSLNEEEIREYRGTIKEPGRRSKYAERSIEENLDLLERMKKGEFKDGEHVLRAKIDMAAANMKMRDPLLYRIRHAHHFRTGDTWCIYPMYDFAHCLSDYIEGVTHSICTLEFENNRDIYDWVLDALELTPPRPYQHEFARLGMNYTVMSKRKLLELVNGNYVNGWDDPRLPTIAGYKRRGYTPESIINFCDQIGIAKANSMVDVAQLEFCIRDDLNKKVPRVMCVLDPLKVTIENYEGEEEIDASYYPHDVPKEGSRKLPFSKEIYIERDDFMENPPADYFRLSPEQPVRLKHAYIISVKEVIKDAHGKIVEIKATYAPNSKSGEDTSGIKTKSAIHWVSAKHAKNVEVRLYERLYKVDAPEGLEDLNPDSLHILKNAYVEPAVISEKPDVRFQFERQGYFYADPIDYTDVKPVFNKIVGLKDSWAKKVESTEKPTPKPQAQKVAHVEGEVAPMNEEEQALFNTYTTELKLNAEIANTLARDVELSRFYNEALSVFKSPITLANIIANEVARELKQTSELTFSAKEVAELAKMIDEGVISNKIAKQVFEEMAQTGEQPKAIVEAKGLVQISDPEKLKPLIDDVIAKNPDNVAKYKAGNTNLFGFFVGQVLKSSGGKANPSVVNDLVAEKLKHV, encoded by the coding sequence ATGAGCGAGAGCAAAGATTTTTTACGCACGAAAGTTGAAGAGGACCTAGCCTCTGGAAAATATAAAAACATCGTTACGAGATTTCCTCCTGAGCCTAATGGATTCCCTCACATTGGACATGCTAAGTCTATCTGTATCAATTTCGGCATTGCCCGTGATTACAAAGGGCATTGTAACCTCAGAATGGATGACACAAACCCGACAACAGAAGATATGAAATACGTTGAAGCGCTTAAAGATGCAGTAAAATGGCTTGGATTTGATTGGAAGGACACCGTCTATTTCGCATCAGATTATTTTCCTAAGATTTATGACTATGCTGTACAGCTCGTTAAGATGGGCAAAGCGTATGTCGATAGCCTGAACGAAGAAGAAATCCGCGAATACCGTGGAACCATTAAAGAACCAGGGCGTAGAAGTAAATACGCAGAACGCAGCATTGAAGAAAATCTAGACCTACTGGAGCGCATGAAAAAGGGTGAATTTAAAGATGGTGAGCATGTTTTAAGAGCTAAAATCGATATGGCTGCTGCCAATATGAAAATGAGAGATCCTCTTTTATACCGTATCCGCCACGCGCACCATTTTAGAACAGGCGACACATGGTGCATCTACCCAATGTACGACTTTGCCCACTGCTTATCAGACTACATCGAAGGGGTAACGCACTCTATCTGTACCTTAGAGTTTGAAAACAACCGTGACATTTATGACTGGGTACTCGATGCACTCGAACTCACGCCTCCACGCCCATATCAACATGAATTTGCACGTTTGGGCATGAACTATACCGTCATGAGCAAACGAAAACTTTTAGAACTCGTCAATGGCAACTATGTGAATGGCTGGGATGACCCTCGCCTTCCAACGATTGCTGGCTATAAACGACGTGGTTATACACCAGAATCGATCATCAATTTTTGTGACCAAATCGGTATCGCTAAAGCGAACTCCATGGTCGATGTCGCGCAACTTGAATTTTGTATTAGAGATGATTTAAACAAAAAAGTTCCTCGTGTCATGTGCGTATTAGACCCACTTAAAGTGACCATTGAAAATTACGAAGGTGAAGAAGAGATTGATGCTTCGTACTATCCTCACGATGTTCCTAAAGAAGGTTCACGCAAACTACCTTTCTCAAAAGAGATTTACATCGAGCGTGATGACTTTATGGAAAATCCTCCAGCAGACTATTTCCGTCTTAGCCCAGAACAACCCGTGCGCCTCAAACACGCCTATATTATCAGCGTTAAAGAGGTCATCAAAGATGCTCACGGAAAGATCGTAGAAATCAAAGCAACCTATGCGCCTAATTCCAAAAGTGGCGAGGATACCAGTGGCATCAAAACAAAAAGCGCGATTCATTGGGTGAGTGCAAAACACGCGAAGAATGTTGAAGTACGTTTGTATGAAAGACTCTACAAAGTTGATGCGCCTGAAGGGTTGGAAGATCTTAACCCTGATTCTCTGCACATCCTTAAAAATGCGTATGTTGAGCCAGCTGTCATTAGTGAAAAACCCGATGTGAGATTCCAGTTTGAGAGACAAGGTTATTTCTATGCAGACCCAATAGATTATACGGATGTAAAACCTGTCTTTAACAAAATCGTAGGTCTGAAAGACTCTTGGGCAAAAAAAGTAGAATCTACCGAAAAACCAACACCTAAACCTCAAGCTCAAAAAGTTGCTCACGTTGAAGGCGAAGTTGCACCTATGAATGAGGAAGAACAAGCACTTTTTAATACATACACAACAGAGTTAAAACTCAATGCAGAAATTGCCAATACGCTTGCGCGTGATGTTGAGCTTTCACGCTTTTACAACGAAGCGCTTAGTGTCTTTAAAAGCCCTATTACGCTTGCCAATATTATCGCCAATGAAGTCGCACGTGAACTGAAACAAACGAGTGAACTCACATTCAGCGCAAAAGAAGTTGCAGAACTCGCTAAAATGATCGATGAAGGTGTTATTTCAAATAAAATCGCCAAACAAGTCTTTGAAGAGATGGCACAAACAGGAGAACAACCAAAAGCCATTGTTGAAGCCAAAGGGCTCGTTCAAATCAGCGATCCTGAAAAACTCAAACCTCTCATCGATGATGTCATCGCAAAAAATCCTGACAATGTCGCAAAATACAAAGCAGGCAATACCAATCTTTTTGGCTTCTTTGTAGGACAAGTGCTTAAAAGCAGTGGTGGCAAAGCAAATCCAAGTGTTGTCAACGACCTTGTAGCGGAGAAACTCAAGCATGTATAG
- a CDS encoding OprD family outer membrane porin, which translates to MKLAKLSLAAIVVAGLTTSSFAADTLADAFKEGKISGELRAWYFDRDKDKANSSADIFITGMQLHYETGTFYGLSLGLTSQTSAAPFADATAKAVFGTGGTNDDIYGSGTQLSEAYVLYTLGKTTAKIGRQFIKTPLIGSSTSRPITQSFEGALVTNTDLPSTSVMVGAITKYQDRTDGAGNVSNFNELNNDHDYAYTAMIVNKSIPNVELTVQYLTFDDDAKGSSASSRIQGYKDYYFEAEYTNKYNNFDYGIAMNYLYSDWKHYDEATMLGVKLSLGYGDFKTYVAYSTISDDDGNKGVKAGLGGGAQPNYVKGKQVRVGTYSSDTTGYTVDANYNFKEIGLTTGARYTALDVASKPANNDQTITDLYGSYKFVGALKGLEADIIYTILGDESEKTASAGTGKGEELWFKANYKF; encoded by the coding sequence ATGAAACTAGCTAAACTTAGTTTGGCGGCTATCGTCGTTGCTGGTCTTACAACCAGTTCATTTGCAGCAGATACACTCGCTGATGCATTTAAAGAGGGAAAAATTAGTGGAGAGCTTCGCGCTTGGTATTTTGATCGTGATAAAGATAAAGCAAATTCAAGTGCTGACATTTTTATTACAGGTATGCAACTTCACTATGAAACAGGCACATTTTATGGCCTTAGCTTAGGCTTAACATCCCAAACAAGTGCAGCACCATTTGCAGATGCAACGGCTAAAGCTGTTTTTGGAACAGGCGGAACAAATGATGATATCTATGGCTCTGGAACACAACTCTCAGAAGCCTATGTTCTTTATACATTAGGCAAAACAACCGCTAAAATCGGTCGTCAATTTATTAAAACACCTCTTATTGGTAGCAGTACTTCTAGACCAATTACACAATCGTTTGAAGGTGCATTAGTAACCAATACTGATCTTCCAAGCACAAGTGTTATGGTTGGAGCTATTACAAAATACCAAGATAGAACCGATGGTGCGGGTAATGTATCTAACTTCAATGAACTTAACAATGACCATGATTATGCCTACACAGCAATGATTGTCAACAAATCTATTCCTAATGTAGAGTTAACAGTTCAGTACTTAACCTTTGATGATGATGCAAAAGGCTCAAGTGCAAGCAGCCGTATTCAAGGCTATAAAGACTACTACTTTGAAGCAGAATATACAAACAAATACAACAATTTTGATTATGGCATTGCCATGAACTACCTCTATTCTGACTGGAAGCATTATGACGAAGCAACCATGTTAGGTGTTAAATTAAGTCTTGGATATGGAGATTTCAAAACCTATGTAGCATACTCCACTATCAGTGATGATGATGGCAACAAAGGTGTTAAAGCAGGTCTTGGTGGTGGTGCACAACCTAACTATGTCAAAGGTAAACAAGTCAGAGTTGGAACTTATAGCTCAGACACAACAGGTTATACTGTAGATGCCAACTATAACTTTAAAGAAATTGGTCTAACCACAGGTGCTCGCTATACAGCGCTTGATGTCGCATCAAAACCTGCCAATAATGACCAAACGATCACTGACCTTTACGGCAGCTATAAATTCGTCGGCGCCCTTAAAGGGTTAGAAGCTGATATCATTTATACCATCCTCGGTGACGAATCAGAAAAAACAGCATCCGCAGGCACTGGTAAAGGCGAAGAACTTTGGTTTAAAGCCAACTATAAATTTTAA
- a CDS encoding response regulator transcription factor, whose translation MSYHVENDFSLQTTLKSLHILYIEDDASIRVTITKVLHYFSDAILALESAEEAIKAYEEFHPDIIICDINLPGMSGIDFVKWVRQFDEKSQIFLLTAYTDKEYLLEAVKLSLVDYLTKPIDFTMLEKTLKNAARKVIQHKTLNVQFISGAIYCYQQRSVTYHNTIHSLTAKEVKLLDHLISNQSRMTSKEELQKSLWDEDMGSESAFKSLVNKLRSKIGKESIENISGVGYRILLA comes from the coding sequence ATGTCGTACCACGTTGAAAATGATTTTTCACTACAAACAACACTCAAATCACTTCATATTCTCTACATCGAAGATGATGCTTCCATTCGAGTGACCATCACAAAGGTACTACATTACTTTAGTGATGCTATCTTAGCCCTTGAATCTGCCGAAGAAGCCATAAAAGCGTATGAAGAATTTCATCCTGACATTATTATCTGCGATATCAATCTTCCTGGTATGAGTGGTATTGATTTTGTGAAATGGGTACGTCAATTTGACGAAAAATCTCAAATCTTTCTTCTCACCGCCTATACCGATAAAGAGTATCTTTTAGAAGCGGTTAAACTCTCTTTGGTGGATTATCTCACCAAGCCTATTGACTTTACCATGCTAGAGAAAACACTGAAAAACGCTGCGCGTAAAGTCATTCAACATAAAACGCTCAATGTACAATTTATCTCTGGCGCAATCTATTGTTATCAACAACGCAGTGTCACATACCATAATACTATCCACTCTTTGACGGCAAAAGAGGTCAAACTATTAGATCATCTCATCTCCAATCAAAGTCGTATGACCTCAAAAGAAGAACTTCAAAAAAGCCTTTGGGATGAAGACATGGGTAGTGAAAGTGCCTTTAAAAGCCTTGTCAATAAACTCCGTTCTAAAATAGGCAAAGAATCTATTGAAAATATCTCAGGGGTTGGGTATCGTATTCTTCTTGCTTAA
- a CDS encoding DASS family sodium-coupled anion symporter yields the protein MHDHVKIIPFFTIALIASIAWFIRPEVIELHSWHTLIIFLSTIAAIMFNVMPMGAIGIVSITLFAITGAAGAISSKKAVTDALSGFNSDLIWLIVIAFFMAKGFIKTGLGERIALLMIRYFGKRTLGLAYALSLADLILAPATPSSTARSGGVIYPIATALSHTFKSYPNDPTRKKMGAYLMMCISHINDITGTLFITAYAANPLIVKFASSFGVQLSWGNWFIAASIPALISFFFIPIALYFIMKPQIEETREAHHFATQELVKKGSFSRNELIMGITFIGVLFLWVFGTSFGIHATTTALIGLSTLIITGVLSWDDVKSEKTAWDTLIWLSALLMMAEFLHKLGFTKWFGSIIGEHLLIMTSMHWVIILVVLNAIYTYTHYFFASGTAQVAALYVVFLGVGIKLGIPIYPLALLLGFSSSLYGSLTPYTHARGVIIFDSGYVTKQEWLSAGFMINLLNQLIFTVVGLAWWKMVGLY from the coding sequence ATGCATGATCATGTCAAAATCATCCCTTTTTTTACTATCGCACTGATTGCATCGATTGCATGGTTTATTAGGCCCGAAGTCATCGAGTTACACTCATGGCATACACTGATTATCTTCCTTAGTACCATTGCCGCGATTATGTTTAACGTGATGCCTATGGGTGCTATTGGCATCGTAAGTATCACTCTATTTGCTATCACGGGAGCAGCAGGAGCCATTTCATCCAAAAAAGCGGTTACCGATGCGCTCAGTGGTTTTAACAGTGACCTTATTTGGTTAATTGTCATTGCATTTTTTATGGCAAAAGGTTTTATCAAAACGGGACTTGGTGAGCGCATCGCCCTTTTAATGATTCGTTATTTTGGTAAACGTACCCTTGGGCTTGCATATGCGCTCTCTTTGGCAGACCTCATTTTAGCACCTGCGACACCTAGTAGTACGGCTCGTTCGGGTGGTGTAATTTATCCTATTGCAACAGCACTTTCACATACGTTCAAATCCTATCCCAATGATCCTACACGAAAAAAAATGGGTGCCTATCTTATGATGTGCATTAGTCATATCAACGATATTACAGGAACGCTTTTTATTACAGCGTATGCGGCAAATCCCCTGATTGTTAAATTTGCCAGTAGTTTTGGAGTTCAATTAAGTTGGGGAAATTGGTTTATTGCCGCAAGTATTCCCGCTCTCATCTCTTTCTTTTTTATTCCGATTGCGCTTTATTTCATTATGAAACCACAAATTGAAGAGACACGGGAAGCCCATCATTTTGCGACACAAGAGCTTGTCAAGAAAGGTTCATTTTCTAGAAATGAACTTATTATGGGCATTACTTTTATAGGCGTTTTATTCTTATGGGTTTTTGGAACAAGCTTTGGTATTCATGCCACAACAACGGCACTTATTGGACTTAGTACGCTCATTATCACTGGGGTGTTAAGTTGGGATGATGTCAAAAGTGAAAAAACAGCATGGGACACCCTCATCTGGCTTTCAGCACTACTGATGATGGCAGAATTTTTGCATAAACTTGGCTTTACAAAATGGTTTGGATCAATCATTGGAGAGCACTTACTGATTATGACCTCTATGCACTGGGTGATTATTTTAGTCGTTCTCAATGCCATTTATACCTATACACATTACTTTTTTGCCAGTGGTACAGCCCAAGTAGCGGCTTTATATGTCGTCTTTTTGGGAGTAGGAATTAAACTTGGTATTCCTATTTATCCATTAGCCCTACTTTTGGGCTTTTCCAGTAGTCTATACGGTTCACTAACACCCTATACCCATGCCAGAGGGGTTATCATATTTGACTCAGGCTATGTCACAAAACAAGAGTGGTTAAGTGCTGGCTTTATGATTAACCTACTCAATCAGCTTATTTTCACTGTAGTGGGTCTTGCATGGTGGAAAATGGTTGGACTTTATTAA